A stretch of DNA from Leptolyngbya sp. SIO1E4:
GAGGGTTGGTATCACTGACAATCGAAAAAATCCCAAAATAATTGTTGCCTAATAGTTCAGGAGTCGTTTACTGACAAAACCTGACACTTCCTGAATGGTTTCTGCCATCGAATTAGGTAATGGTAGGGCTAGGACTCAATTGTGTTAACCCTCAATCGAGCCTCTTTGGTTACTTGCAGATTTAGCGGTAGCGATCGCAGGTTCCACCATTGCATCTACCCCAAATAATCTTTATCCGATAGTGAACGTCAGGACGACTTCAGGGAGCCTTCTTTTGTTTTGCCCTAAGGATTGTAGTAAAGGATTTTGTCAGATGTTTAAACTCTCTGCTGGTTTTGGGATTGCAGCCGCTAGCCTACTCGCGTTTTCGGCGACTCCGGCGGCGGCAGCTCAGTTTACGGCCTCCTATGACTTTGGTGGCCCGGCCACCGACGGTGATGTGTTTACGTTTGATTTTGAGGGAGTGATCAATGGTGATAATAATAATCTGATTGAGGGCGTGTCCTCTCTATCGAATTTTCAGTTAGGAGGGGTTTCTGTTTTTGACCCCGGAGATCCGGGTGTTTTTGGGGGGCCTTTTTCGGTGATTTTGGATGTTCTCTCTTTTGATGGCACTGCCAACTCTTTTATAGCCACCAACCCTGCTGCTACCGATGGGATTGCATTCCAAACTGGTTTTGGTGCACTTGTCCAATCTAATGCGGGTTTTGGGCCCTCTGGTTTTTCTGTCTCTGAGAGTTTTGATACCGCCCGATGGTCTGTGGTTGCGTCCCCTCCTACCGCCGTCCCCACACCTGCTCCTGTCCCAGGACTCATCGGCTTGGGTTTTGCTTTTTTGTGGCGCAAATGCAAACTAGCACAGGCCGCCAAACCGTAGTCAGAGGATGTTTGATACATCAGGATATCAGTAAAAAAGCGGCTCTCCCGGTTTGATTATGCAGCGCCGAGAGGAAAATGCCAGTAAATGAGGCATCGCAACCGAAAAAGAAATTTGTCGCTTCATTGTTGAGAGCAGCAATCACTATCTTGGGGCGTTGAAAGGGAATCAGGGTAACCTACACAAGAGTGTGCAGGCTCAATTAGCGGCCTTCGATGATAGTTCCTTTGAAACCAATTGGGCCTTCACCCTCATAGGTCATCGTTCCATTTAGAGTATTGCCACCATCATTAGAACTGACGTTTAATTCGACCACATTTTGCCCAGAGCGACCACCGATAATCCATTGGCCACCATCATGCCAAGGTGCATCATCGCCACCCCATTGATTTTCAACGGCATAATTATTGCCGTCAGACAAAGTAGCTCGAAAACCAATCGGGCCCTCATTCGCGTAAGTCATATCGCCATGAAAGGTTTTCCCTCCATCGTCAGACTTAATATTTATGGCAATAATGTTCTGACCAGGGCGACAACCCATAGCCCATAACCCACCATCATGCCAAGGTGCATTATTGCCACCCCATTGATTTTCTACTTGGTGCGATACATTTCTCGCCATCTCCAGGAGGGTGTCGCCTGTTGAGGCTACGGTGTCGTTAGATGACGATTCGGAGGAAGTTGTAGAGCGAGAGAACGATTCCAGTAACTGGGTCCGAAATTCGAAAGGCAATCCTGTGGGCTCGATACCCGGTCCTTTTGTCAAGCCTTGCCAAACGACGCTGTCGCCGTCAATCTCGAAATTTGCATCGCTGACAACTTGAGACCCGATTCCAACATCTCTTGAAATTGTTAATTTACCATCAGAATCTGTTTTGCCCGTAAATCCAAATTGAATTCCGCTATGCGGCTCTTCTAGAAACTCCCCAATGCCATTAAATTGGCCAGTAGGAAATATTTGTTGGATCGAAAATTTAACGGCATGGCCATGCCAAACGCCTGAATAGTCTTCTGGTCTCAATACATTCCTCAGCATCTCCAGGGGAACGTCGCCTGTCGGGTTTAAGGTGTCGTTAGATGATGATTCAGAGACATTTGCAGAACGAGAGAACGATTCCTGAGTCTCTCCGACTGTCTGGAAGAAGTTAGCAGCAATTTGCCGCCCAAAAGTCCAGTCATAAGAATACACAGAATAATTAGAACCAACTGATGACACCCCCCATTGCGGAAAGTAGCCGTTCGGAGCCGTACTCAGGTTAAAGGGGGATTTTCTGTAGTAAATCGGCCTCCCACGGAGTCCCCAGCCTACGGCATCACCAAACTTGTCCAGATCTGCATCTTCCACCTCTAGGTTGGTCAGACCCAAATCCAGCCAAATCTTCTTCTGCACTGAAAAGCCAAACTTGCCGCCACTTGCTGCCACCCAGAGCCGGTCTAATGTCCGTAAGTCTGCAAGGGGAAGCTGTTGGATGGCTTCCGCGTTAAGCGACCCCTCAGCTGTTCGACACACATCCGCAATCAGGCGTGCAGTGGTTTGGTCTGCGCTGTACCATTCCTGCTGTTGCAATAGTTCCCGCAGTCTCTGGTAGTCTGCACCTCTCTCCGACTCTAGCGTTACAGCATCCAGCCGCAAGGTATCTGGTGGTAAGTCATACAGAGGTAGGACGGGTTCACGCTGGCTTACAACTCTTTGTCGTTCCTGCTCCCACAAATAGGTGGCTGCCTCAATGTCAGGATCGACATAGCATCTGTAGCCATGTTCCACATAGCTCGCTACTTGGCCCATCAATCTAGGGGCGGCATCGAGAAGAACATTGACGCTGCCCCCTTCTCTGCCATAGTCCCAAATGTCCTCAGAGTAATCCACAAAGTATTCATAGACGGTCTCGTCAGGGTAATAAGCAGCGATATAGGTGTCGCAGTACTCGCCCGTGCTCAGAACAATGCGATCGCCTGTTTTCAGAACCACGCTCAAGGGAGGAAGCTCGGCCTCAATCGTGCGTTCGTGATACTGATGCGAGATCTCCTCCCATGCCGTCGGCAGCGAATATCCATTGGGTTCAAGCTGGCTCTGGCTGTATTTCTGCATCATCTGCAGTGCAGCTTCAGCTTGATTAAGCGTCAATTTTTCACCACTTTGTAACCATCCGGCTAAGTAATGACCGAACCGCGAATCGCTCCCATTGAAGCCAATACTGCTTTCCAAGTTTTCACTATCACCGCTTCCGGCCAAAAATAGAATTGCCTCTTCTAAACGGCGATCTGAATTTTGCTCAATACGCGCAATAATCTCCTCAATTCGCTCTGCCATTTCTGTCTTAAGGGCAAGCAATTCATCAATAACGCTTCTCCCTAATAAGGAATCTATTTTACTGGTTTGGTTTTGCTGATTTTCGTTGTTCATTTTTGATTTTGAATAACTTTTCAAAAAGCCTGTTAGATGATTGGCATTAATAGTGCATTTGCTTGGCAACAACGCACCCTACTACTCTCTTTTTTCAATCAACCAGGCAAAAGACCCTTATGACAGCAGAGTCAGCGTAAAGGGATATTTAAAGGTCTTCCCTTGGAGGACTCTAACGGTAGCAACCAATGGCATCACCAAGTACGCAAGAACGAATATCCATGCCACAACTAATGTGGCCAAAAAGAGGGCATGAATCCCGACAAATAGCACTCCCAAAATAATCAACGATAAGCTCACTGTGTAAAGAAAGACCGAAATCATCCAATTCGCAATACTCTTACCCTCGACGTCAATCTCACGATATTTTGCGCCCACGCGCCACAACACAATCGGGACAATAGAACCTGCTAAGGGCAAGAGAAAACTAGCATATTGGCTAAAATGCATGATGCAGCGGTAGGTTTTGAGATCAAATCCCATCACCAGAGACCCCTTACCGGAACGAACCACTCCAGGAGAAGAGGGTAACCGGGATGCAGCAAGCACTTCATTTTGGTCAGGCCCTAGATGAGGAGGATAGGCCATTGCTGAACTTTCGCCGTTGGGACGCAATTCTGGCTCCGGCTGATGAAAGAGCGTCACTGTTTGCATCAAAAAAGGGGGAGCCTTCTCTCCTTTACGTTTATAAATTTTGAGTTCGCAGACGGCCTCTGAGCCTATTGCCTCCAATTGTTTGCCTAGCTGCCCACAAAAAAACGGGCCATTCAGCAATTGCGTCGTTTGAATTGTTACTTTTAGGACCTTGCCCTCAAGTTCCACAAACGGAACGATATCCGATTCGTCAGCTAGCACCGATCGCACAAATTGATCAATCGCCTCTAAACGACCCGTTCGAGCCAAATCGACCCGTTCTGAGTGCTCTAACGCCTGCACATCTTGGAGGCCACCCTCATCCATTCCAATAGCGCGAGCCTCCGCCTCTGATGGGTTTAAGGGCGATTCAGCCCCTATCCCTAGCTCAACCTTGGGGCGATCAATTGGCGTGAATTGTTGATCCGCAAACTGAAACGACTGCTGCCACGCATAACTCGCTTGACCAGGATGCTTTCCATACAGCTCTAGTGCCCTAATTGAAGGCTTTAGCTTCGTCAGCCATTGGATCACATATTGGGTCAGTTTGACTTTATTTGTTGCCTCTGGACACTCTAATAAAACCTTTAACTGTCCGCCTTGACCAGCCCCTTTCACTTGAATCCCTCGAGGTTGTAATTGTCGATTCAGTAAAGCTGCGATCGCTTTTGGATTTCCTTGCTTTGCTAGTTCAAGCGTTCGATCCATGTTCATTTTTGACCTCGAATAACTTTTCAAAAAGCCTGTTAGTATTAAGAGCGAGTTTACTTGGCAGCAACGCACCCTACTACTCAGGGTTATGCTCATAAATTCTCATTTACTTGGTGTCTAAAACACGCAGAACTAGCCAATTGGGATAGCGCACAATCCGACCCAGCTGTCGTGCTGAAACCACCGCAGCGTAGATAGGCCATATAGAAAAAGCAATGCTGTAAATCAGAATAAAAAGGCCAATCAGTAAGAAAATTGGCCAGGCACCAATGAGTATCGCTGCTGCTCCCAGGGCCAAAAAGAAGGAGCCCAAATACACGATGATCAGCAACACAATTGCAGTGATGGCATAGTTTGTCGCCTCTTTGGCGTTGGCCTTAACGACTGGGTCTTTAGTTCGTAGCAGGATCACAACAGGCACTGCCATGCGCAAAAGCCCTAGGACATTCGCCGCAATTGAATCAGCAAACAGAACAAATAAAAGCAGGCTGGCCAAAAGAGAAATACAGCCATG
This window harbors:
- a CDS encoding DUF4870 domain-containing protein, translating into MNMDRTLELAKQGNPKAIAALLNRQLQPRGIQVKGAGQGGQLKVLLECPEATNKVKLTQYVIQWLTKLKPSIRALELYGKHPGQASYAWQQSFQFADQQFTPIDRPKVELGIGAESPLNPSEAEARAIGMDEGGLQDVQALEHSERVDLARTGRLEAIDQFVRSVLADESDIVPFVELEGKVLKVTIQTTQLLNGPFFCGQLGKQLEAIGSEAVCELKIYKRKGEKAPPFLMQTVTLFHQPEPELRPNGESSAMAYPPHLGPDQNEVLAASRLPSSPGVVRSGKGSLVMGFDLKTYRCIMHFSQYASFLLPLAGSIVPIVLWRVGAKYREIDVEGKSIANWMISVFLYTVSLSLIILGVLFVGIHALFLATLVVAWIFVLAYLVMPLVATVRVLQGKTFKYPFTLTLLS
- a CDS encoding GUN4 domain-containing protein is translated as MLPSKCTINANHLTGFLKSYSKSKMNNENQQNQTSKIDSLLGRSVIDELLALKTEMAERIEEIIARIEQNSDRRLEEAILFLAGSGDSENLESSIGFNGSDSRFGHYLAGWLQSGEKLTLNQAEAALQMMQKYSQSQLEPNGYSLPTAWEEISHQYHERTIEAELPPLSVVLKTGDRIVLSTGEYCDTYIAAYYPDETVYEYFVDYSEDIWDYGREGGSVNVLLDAAPRLMGQVASYVEHGYRCYVDPDIEAATYLWEQERQRVVSQREPVLPLYDLPPDTLRLDAVTLESERGADYQRLRELLQQQEWYSADQTTARLIADVCRTAEGSLNAEAIQQLPLADLRTLDRLWVAASGGKFGFSVQKKIWLDLGLTNLEVEDADLDKFGDAVGWGLRGRPIYYRKSPFNLSTAPNGYFPQWGVSSVGSNYSVYSYDWTFGRQIAANFFQTVGETQESFSRSANVSESSSNDTLNPTGDVPLEMLRNVLRPEDYSGVWHGHAVKFSIQQIFPTGQFNGIGEFLEEPHSGIQFGFTGKTDSDGKLTISRDVGIGSQVVSDANFEIDGDSVVWQGLTKGPGIEPTGLPFEFRTQLLESFSRSTTSSESSSNDTVASTGDTLLEMARNVSHQVENQWGGNNAPWHDGGLWAMGCRPGQNIIAINIKSDDGGKTFHGDMTYANEGPIGFRATLSDGNNYAVENQWGGDDAPWHDGGQWIIGGRSGQNVVELNVSSNDGGNTLNGTMTYEGEGPIGFKGTIIEGR